One genomic segment of Ictalurus punctatus breed USDA103 chromosome 4, Coco_2.0, whole genome shotgun sequence includes these proteins:
- the ttc36 gene encoding tetratricopeptide repeat protein 36, whose product MASENDRAVLWTILNPTSPFGNIPGLIQEEDLADDDCSFDPNLLKKVKNLELQGVSAAESGDLKTALNYFDQAIQILPIRASAYNNRAQAKRLQGDTDSAIEDLDQAILLSKGTGHTACQALVQRGLLLRLAHRDEDARADFERAAALGSKFARQQAVILNPYAALCNHMLSEVINNLRNPKVPETQ is encoded by the exons ATGGCGTCAGAGAATGACAGGGCAGTTCTTTGGACAATTTTAAACCCTACAAGCCCTTTTGGAAACATCCCTGGTTTAATCCAAGAGGAAGACCTTGCAGATGATG ACTGTTCATTTGACCCTAATCTGCTAAAGAAGGTGAAGAATCTGGAGCTGCAGGGTGTTTCTGCTGCTGAGTCTGGAGATTTGAAGACAGCCCTGAATTATTTTGACCAGGCCATCCAGATACTTCCCATAAGAGCTTCAGCTTACAACAACCGTGCTCAGGCCAAACGTCTACAGGGAGATACTGATA GTGCAATTGAGGACTTGGACCAGGCCATTTTACTGAGCAAGGGCACAGGCCACACAGCCTGCCAGGCTCTTGTTCAGCGTGGCCTCTTGCTCAGACTGGCACACAGGGATGAAGATGCCAGGGCTGACTTTGAGCGGGCAGCGGCCTTGGGTAGCAAGTTTGCTAGACAGCAGGCTGTAATTCTGAATCCTTATGCAGCTCTATGCAACCACATGCTTTCTGAAGTCATCAACAACCTACGCAATCCAAAGGTGCCAGAGACACAGTAG